The genomic segment TGGCAGGGCCACTGAGAACCACCAATTCTTAAAGGATATTTTCGAAGCTTCTATGATGTTTAGCGTGGAATACTTAGTGATTGCAGTGAGAAATATTTATCGCAATCACAATGATTTTGAAAGAATCTATCCGTTCTTAGAAACAATGTATATTACAAATAGAATCAAATTACCTTTGAAAGGGATTTTACTTATTGGATACTAAAACAAGGACATTCACTAAGGCTTATTTATCAAAGCCTTGATGAATGTCCTTACTGATAATCTCTGCTATATCCGCATATATCTCGTGCGACATCAAATATCAGAACTGAAATTCAAAGTCACACTTCTCCACGTTGCGCAACTTCTCCAGTTGCTCAGCCTTATGAGCCTTCAGCCTCTTTACCCATTCTGCCAGCTTGGGAGAAGAGCTCTTTATAACTATTGTTTCATTTACATGTACCATAAGCCTATAGTTTTATATATCGGGGCAAAATTATCAGGTTCTTTCTTATCTTCGCACCATCGTATAAACTTCGAAATATACACTACGCCTGAAGCGGCTTCAATTCTTCTTCTGTCAATCCAGTAGCCTGCATGATTTGCGACCAAGACATACCCATTGCCAACAAGTTACGGGCTATTGTCAAACCTTTAGATAATTCACCTTCTGCTCTACCTTCTGCTCTACCTTTAGCAATACCTTTAGCCATTCCTTTTTCCTCTCCTTCAACATAAGAGCCATAAAGGCCGGAGTAGTAATCATCGGCGGCCTTAATACTTTCATCGTATTTTTCCTGCTCCTCACTACTCAAGCAACGAACATCCGCCAATTTAGCAAGATGATCGAATATCTTTTTCTGTGCCGTAAAAGGCAATCTTTCCAATACTTCCATATACTTCAAAACATAAATCCATTTTTCAAAACCTGTCTCGCATTCTTCCTCACTCTTATCAAAGAAAGGAAGAGAAAGATAGATGAAACGAAGCTTGTCAGAAAACATCGAGTCACTAGACTTCTCCCTCAAAGCAACGTCTGTCCTAAACTTTGTCACCTCATGCTCCTTTGGCATAAAATTCATGATGCAAACCACATAAACCGGTACAAACTGGTATAAAATAGCTGTGCGGACACCAGCTTCATCAAATTTCTTGCGTTGGGCAATAAAAGCCTTACTAGCATAATAGATGGAACGATTCACAAAGAAAGGTACCCATCTGTTCTGCATCTCAACGATGAAATGCTTGTCATCGTCGGTAACACAATAGATGTCAAAGATGCAGCCACGGAGATCATTAGTATCTCCAAGCTGTTCCTTATCCTTGAATGTTACGTCCTTGATTTGAAACTCACCTTCAAACAAGTCGTTCAAAAAATTAATCAGCAAGTCCTTGCTGAACTCTTGACCGAAGAGACGCTTGAAGCCCCAATCGGTAAAGGGGTTGATGTATCTACCCATAAATTATCAATTTAGATTCTGTAAATCTGCCGCAAAGATAAACTTTTATTTCGAAACATGCAAGAAAATCGGGGAAAAGTTTAGAAAAAGTTGCTGGCAAGGGGAGAATGTTTATAAGTGTGCGAAAATATAAGAAAGAAGAAATGGTATCCGATTATTCGGATTCTTTTGTATCTTCGCGACATAGAATCAAAAGAAAAGAATTATGAAGAAAGTATCAAATGACACCATCCGTATTCAGTATTCAGTTATTCAGTTTTTTTTTTAACCCTTACATGGATAAAGGGTTTGAAAACCCGGAAGAAAGGGATTGGTTATTTTGTAATGTATTTTTTGTTATTATATTATATTATATAACCTGTTGGCGGAATTAAAAAACCGCCTGAAAATTAGTATATTTTTATGGAGAAAAAGTTGTGCATCTCGTTGATTTTTAGTAACTTTGTAGTGTCCAATTATAAAGTTATATATTTCACGCTATGCACAACTTGTATGCAAATTTCGTAAAAATTCTTGAGATATGCAAGGATTTCTCCAAAAATTTAGTTAATGAGCTAGGAAATATTCCTCGCCCTGGAGTCGTACCACGTTTTTCAGACCTCGAAGTTGTTGCTTTGAGCTTGACAGCCGAGCATCTTAGCATCGACAGTGAAAACAACTTGTTCGATAGGCTGAAGGAGTATAAGGCAGATATGCCAAATCTGATTTCTCGACGCCAGTTCAATGACAGGCGAAAGTTCACTGCGGAACTATGTGAGAAGATTCGTAAGCGCATAGCGTCAAAGATGGATGGCGCAGAAGAATATTTCTGCATAGATTCCAAACCAATAGAGGTGTGTCGCTTGTCCAGAGGCTTGCGTTGCAAGATGAAAGGAACAGACGTAACAAACTCTCCTGCATTTGGCTATTGCGCTACTCAGAAGATATACTACTTTGGGTATAAGCTCCACGCTGTCTGTGGGTTAAGTGGAGTTATCCACTCGTATGACCTGAGTCCAGCTAATGTTCATGACATTCATTTTCTTAAAGATGTAAAGTTTCAATTCCATGACTGTTGCATCCTTGGCGATCGTGCTTACCTCAGTGCGGAACTACAGCAAGACTTGTTTTCTTCTGTAGGCATCAAGTTGGAAGTTCCATATCGCTTGAACATGAAGAATTGGCGACCAACATTTAAGCCTTATGCTAAGGCGAGGAAGAGAATCGAGACAAATTTCTCTCAACTTTGTGATCACTTCATGCTCTTCCGAAACTATGCTAAGCAAACACCAGGACTGTTTACCCGAATCATTGGGAAAATCAGCGCATTTACAGTCTTGCAATATATTAATTATGTAAACAACAGACCGATTGGCAGGGTTAAGTATGCGCTAAATTAATTCCGCCAACGGGTATTATATATTATATATAGATATATAGATAGTATATAAACTTTACTTTTTAAGGGGGTAAAAAGTAACCCATTAAAAAAAACTGAATAACTGAATACTGAATAAGGTGCTGTGTTTTCTTCTCTTTAACTCTATGTTTTCTCTTCTGAAAAAGTATGAGTTGCGGGGCGCAAAACGGCGAGTTAGATTGTTTAACAGGTTTCGGATTGAAAGCGTGCTGAAAATCGCGCCTTATCACACGCTGAAATTTGGTGGTATCGGGAAATTGGCGTATCTTTGCACTGTCGTTCGAAGAAAGGCTGCACTCGACAAAGCTTAAGCAAGCTTAGCTCTGTTCTCGTTTGCACTTTCTTTGCATCGTGATTCAAGAAAGGCTTGTGCACCCCACCAAGTCAACATTCAACATTCAACATTCAACACTAAAAAATTTAAGATTATGGAAGTAAAAGGAACATTGAAATATCGTAAAGTACAGCGCACACCTCAGACTGGTGAAAACGCAGGTAAGAAGAAGTGGTATGCAACTTCGGTAACCGACCGCGAAGTGGACTTCGAGGGATTCGTATCGCATATCTCCGACCACGGCTCGCCTTACTCTCGTGGTACTATCCACGGTGTGCTGATGGATGCACTCGACCATCTGCAGGAGCTGATTCTCGACGGCAAGAGCGTGCGTCTCTCTGACCTCGGACTGTTCTCCATCGGTATGAGCTCCAAGGCGGAGGACACCAAGGAGAAGGTGACGGCTGCCAGCGTGGAGGGCGTACATCTTATTGTACGTAACACGAAGAGCTGGAGCAATGCCGAGCTGCGCAAGAAGTGCAAGATTCAGGAGTACGGCGGCTATATCGGCACCGACGAGGAGGGCACCACAGGCGGTGGCGGCACAACTCAGGGCAGCGGCTCTGACACCGGCCAGGGCGGCTCAGGTACTACCGGTGGCGGAACCCAAGAAGGCGGCGGAGGCGGCTCTCAGGATAGCGGCGATGGGCTTGAATAAAGCCCTCGCCTGAGGGCCGCCCCGCAGGAGCGCCTAACGGGGGGGGGTGCGTCTCTCCCTAACACCTAGCGGAAGCCAGCGCATTCCCCCACCAAGTCAACATTCAACACTCAACATTCAACATTAAAATAAAGATTATGAAAGCAAATACTTGGAAAACGATTTTGCAGATTGCAATCTCCGTCCTTACAGCCATCGCTACTACGCTCGGAGTTACCAGCTGCAGCCTTTAAAGGTAAAAAGGTAAAAAAATGATGTTTTTTAAATTTTGATTCGACATAGTAAAGCCCTCGGTGCATAACGCATCGGGGGCTTTTTTATTTAGGTCTTAAGAACTGCTTTTAGTTATTTCTACAAAGAACAGAAGAAGGTAACCAGGAAGGGTACAGAAAAGTCGACACAGAA from the Segatella copri genome contains:
- a CDS encoding smalltalk protein, encoding MKANTWKTILQIAISVLTAIATTLGVTSCSL
- a CDS encoding Rpn family recombination-promoting nuclease/putative transposase, with the protein product MGRYINPFTDWGFKRLFGQEFSKDLLINFLNDLFEGEFQIKDVTFKDKEQLGDTNDLRGCIFDIYCVTDDDKHFIVEMQNRWVPFFVNRSIYYASKAFIAQRKKFDEAGVRTAILYQFVPVYVVCIMNFMPKEHEVTKFRTDVALREKSSDSMFSDKLRFIYLSLPFFDKSEEECETGFEKWIYVLKYMEVLERLPFTAQKKIFDHLAKLADVRCLSSEEQEKYDESIKAADDYYSGLYGSYVEGEEKGMAKGIAKGRAEGRAEGELSKGLTIARNLLAMGMSWSQIMQATGLTEEELKPLQA
- a CDS encoding HU family DNA-binding protein; protein product: MEVKGTLKYRKVQRTPQTGENAGKKKWYATSVTDREVDFEGFVSHISDHGSPYSRGTIHGVLMDALDHLQELILDGKSVRLSDLGLFSIGMSSKAEDTKEKVTAASVEGVHLIVRNTKSWSNAELRKKCKIQEYGGYIGTDEEGTTGGGGTTQGSGSDTGQGGSGTTGGGTQEGGGGGSQDSGDGLE